GCTGGATACATACTCATCAAACCTAAACAGCTCAGCAAAACCTGCTTGATTGTGTTTTTTCTTTTCATTGCTTCCGGTGTTAATTGGTTTCAAGGTGTAAATTCGCCGCTTTTTTAATCATGCGACTTCCATTGGAATCGGTGTACTCATACGTAATCACGTAATAATACGTTCCACTGCTGAGTTTGGTTCCTTTATCTACAGTAACCTTCCCTTCGGAATAACCCCTGAAAACATTGGTACTTCCATCCCCATGCGGGTCATACCCTCTAGTTTCATAAACGCGAGCCCCCCAACGGTTGAAGATCTCCACCTTGTTGTTGGGATAGTTCTTGATGTTATCAATGATAAAGTAGTCGTTTTTCCCATCTCCATCTGGAGTAACTAAGTTGTAAATCACAATATCTCCGTCTAACACCCAGTCTTTATTAACTGTTCCTAAAGTGAAAAAACCATAGCCTTTTACCGTACCAATTGTCGTTACTTCTTTGGTAGACATATCCACAACTCCACCTTCATCAACCCAAATTTGCTGTTTAGCATCCCAGCGAACAATATGCAATTCTTCCTCTGGATTGGTTAACACATTGGCAGCTGTAGTAGATTCATCCCAAGTTAGGGTCAACAACACATCACTTTGCTCGTTGTTCCCCTTGTCGATAATCCAATATTCTTGGTCATTGATGGCCTTGATAACCCCTACCGTATTGGTACGAGCCTTGAAAAAAGCAGCATCATTATACACGTATTGACCTAAGAAAACATCGCCATCCGCTTTAGAAGCTGAAATACGAGCAGGACGGTATCGCTCGCTATCGCCTATCGGATAGATAAAAACTTCGTTTCCAATCTTT
The window above is part of the Myroides odoratus DSM 2801 genome. Proteins encoded here:
- a CDS encoding gliding motility-associated C-terminal domain-containing protein, whose amino-acid sequence is MKIKIIQTSLLFLIGNVIYSQEPLSIVNSGTLSIAPESFISFNGTFENQVSGDVTNDGTVMYYHDFINNGGYGLTKGSTTSNTIFTVEGLPTTAKQITGNEIASFYNVIFDSPVSKVAFDLKNNIDASGLVDFQNGIILVDSTYNPVTKVSHGMFTFKKGGKAQSMGDASHIQGAVEKIGNEVFIYPIGDSERYRPARISASKADGDVFLGQYVYNDAAFFKARTNTVGVIKAINDQEYWIIDKGNNEQSDVLLTLTWDESTTAANVLTNPEEELHIVRWDAKQQIWVDEGGVVDMSTKEVTTIGTVKGYGFFTLGTVNKDWVLDGDIVIYNLVTPDGDGKNDYFIIDNIKNYPNNKVEIFNRWGARVYETRGYDPHGDGSTNVFRGYSEGKVTVDKGTKLSSGTYYYVITYEYTDSNGSRMIKKAANLHLETN